In Ferviditalea candida, the DNA window ATTTTCCTGACTGCCGTCGCTAATCCGGAAGTCATGATTGAGGCAATTACAGCCGGAGCAGTAAATTACATTACAAAAGTTAATAGTGCGGACGTTTTTGAAGCAATACGGGAAGCTCATCAGGATAAAGCGTCATTGCATCCCGATATAGCGGAAACCATTCGGCGAGAGCTGAGAAGATTGAAGAGGCTTGAGCTTCAGTCCATGCTGACGCCAACTGAAAAAGGAATCCTGAACTTGATCGCGCAGGGTTACCCGCAACCGGCGATGACGCGACTGCTTGGGATAACGCCGAATATGATGAAAACCCATACCCGGCACATCGCCAGAAAGTTCGGCACGCGGACGAGCCGCGAAGCTGCCGAAGTAGCCAAACGTAGAGGCTTGTTCGCCATTAATGACGGGAGGGAGCATTAATACATCGGGAAGTAGATTTAATCAAGCTTCAGGCGACAGTGCTGCAACATAAACCACGTCATTTCGACGTATTTTGCATCAGGAGGTGAGAAAAAGATCACCCTGCCAAATAGCATGCAAAATAGGTACAATTATGGATACAACAGGATATGGGCAGGGAAAATGACTTGGCTTATAAGGAGGTGGAGCGGGACAAAAGAACGGCAACATCAACGATATTTGCAGGAGCTTGACGGAATATGTCAAAATGCCTGGCGGGACAAGCTCAAGCTGTCGAAAGCATGGCGCTTTTTTCTCATTTGCAGATGCGACTGTCCCCCATATTATTGGATGGAAGGGTGATCGGTTATGTGTCGCAAGGAAACGGAGCGTGATTCCTATTCAATTGTTTTTGCGGTTGAGTCGAACCTGATTCACCCGCATTATATGAAACAAACGGCAGCAGGATGCGAACATAGGGGGATAGGCTTATGATGCAGACGGCGTGCAACATCCCCTATGAAAAAGCGGAAGTCTGGTTATGGTCCTACACCGAGTGGAAGGCGCAGCTCGAATATGCCCAAGCGGAGCTTGCTCATATTCCGGGACTGACGAAAGCATTGCATGTGGTTGCGATCCATGGCTCCGGTTCTAAAAATGAAGCGTTGCTTCGTACCGTGATTCATCGCTTGGAAATTACGGAACACGAAATACCGCTGCTTTTATCCAGGATCGGTTTGATCGACTTCGCTTTCTCGGCTCTCACCCCGGAGGAAAGAAAATTCGTTCATTTGCGATATATGGATAAACTGGCGCTTTCAGCAGCCATGGAACGCTTGGGATTATCCCGTCGAGCTTTCTTTTATCATCGGAAACGGATCCTTCTCAAGATGTACGGCAAAATAAGAAGCCGGGAGGCATTGCTTGATTACGATCCGTTTGAGGAAAACTGAATCGCTGCTTTACCAGAAGATGCCGGCGCGCATCTTCTTTTCTTATGAGCCTCAATGGCAGTCCTCTTATATTCGAGCGCGGCCTTAGTTTGATTATATCAGACACGATAAGCTCTATAAATAGAAAACTCATCGTGTGTTCAATTGCGGCAGGTCACCTTTTAAGCTGAAAGGATAAGGTGGTGGTCGCGTTGCTATCGATTCGGGAAGCATCTGGTCAACGAATTCGCGCATTACGGGAAAAACAAGGGTGGACGCAAGAGCAGCTTGCGGAACGGGCTGAGCTTCACCCCAACTATATCGGACAAATCGAACGAGGATTAAAGAATGTATCCTTGGAGAATATTCAAAAAATAGCAGCAGGCTTAAGGATTGAATTGTCGGATTTGTTCGACTTCGAGTATCCGGATCCGCTGCGTCAGCTTCAGCAATTAACTCAATTGTTGAAGGATTGTCCGGAGGAGGAACTAGCTTTTATACTAAAGCATATCGAGCATTTGCTTCAGTGGAGAAAACATACTGATACATAGCTACAACTGAGCCGGTTTGAAGAGAAAATAAACCGGACTTTCTTTTGCACCGAACATGCACCGAACGTGCACAGGATCTGCACTGCGTTTGCACATGGTTTGCGCCCCGAATGCACTGTTTTCATGCTACGATGATATCGTTGGCGAGGATAAGGACAGGCCGGTTCCGGTATCTGTTCTTTTTTTATTTCTGGGGAAAAGGAGGAGATCATTTAACCGACATTTACTGACACCTGGATTATTTCCGGATAGAAGCTTATCGACTTGCACTGTTTTGTCATGTTTGCGTCAAAATTTGGCGCAATGGGTTCAGCAACAGGGAGACGACAATGTCACGACTTGCATGATATATTGCTACTGTGGATATAAGCGGACAGACAATTCGATGTTGGAGTTACCTGTCTTTTTTGCTTTTTCGATTATTTGCTGCAAGAGTTGCCTTGAACCAGAGCGCAGCTTTCTCTTTTCGGTCATCATCCAGAAAAGAGGAAGGCAGGCGCTCTTTTTTTAACCTCAATTGAGGAAATCAAAATGAACATGAAGGGAGCGCAAGTCATGAGCGAATCGTCGAATTTATCGCAAGCAGGCAAGCATGCCGAATTAACCGCAGGCGTCCCCTTGTCCGGCGGAAAAAGAGGCAGCAAGAAGAAGCGGCACTCGCATTCCTTTTACCGGCAATTGATGTGTCAAGATTGGTACACGCGTGTCAAAGGAAGAATTCGTCAAAAGGGGTGGCGCTGGTGAACGAACGGATCCCTTACGATCAGGTGGAAGGCTGGCTGACGGACTTGCCGGAGTGGAAATCGCGGCTGGAGACGCTGCAGGCGCAAATGGATCACATTCCTGGCTTGACGCAGCAAATCGAGCTGGTGAACATTCATGGAAAAGGCCAAAAAAATGAAGCGATTTTGAATGAAGTCATCCGGCGGATGCAGGTGAATGAAATCGAAATCCCGCTTTTGCAAGCGAAGATTCAGGTGCTGGAGACGGCAATTCGGGGGCTGCGCAAGGATGAGCTGGAGCTAGTGGAATTGAAATACCGGATGAATCTGCCGGCTTTGGCGGTTGCGGAAAAGCTGAACATCACGCTCCGAAGCTTTTACCGGTTGCGCCGCCGGACGTTGGAGCACTTGTATCGAATTGCGGGCGGCAAAAATTCCATACTTGGGCTTAAGGATGAGATCCACGGGACGGAGGCGACCAGCTAATGAACGATGCTGTCACTTTGCTGTCGCAATTTCGTCGTCGTCCGGCACAGCAAAGTCAGCATTTGGGGGAGGATGATGTCGTAAAAAAATGGTATGCTCGTATTGTGAAAGAATGTAGACAGGCCATCCGCTTGCTCCGGGAACGCCTGTCTTTTTTATTTCTGATGGGTTCGAGGAATACAAGCTTCCCGGAACCTTTTCGAAGGGGGAATGTACTTTACGGACAACAAACAACCGAGTAGCAAGGAAGGGGGGAGCGGCGATGCTCTCTTTTTTGTTTCCGAAATGGTGTGAGCCGGGGAGCGGCAAGCATAAGGAAACGCTCTGGTTCGAAGCGACGCCCTCCCTTGACGCAACGCAGATGGACTTCGCCAAGGCAGCGCGTTTTGCCCGGCATATCAGCCAGCTCGGCCATTCCCGATTCCAGCGTCTTCGATTCGGACAGTTATACTTTCGTTTCCTGATCCAGTGTGCAGGACCTGCTGGTCGCGTACGATTGTACTTCTCTGTCCCCGACATTCGCTGGTTGGGGTTTCGCACGGGCTTTCATACCCAGGTGTCCGGGATCTATTTGCTCCCGGTCGAAGCGCCTGTGTTTGCGGCTGGTTCTGGTAAAAACGCGATCGTTGCCGAGGGACGTCCCGCATACAAGGGAGCGCTGTCCGTCGCCGCGTTTCATCCGGCGGGCAAAGACCCGATCAACGAGATGATCGCGGCGATGGGCGCGGGTGAGTTGAAAGCGGGCGAGGAGGTATGGCTGGAGCTGTCGTTTGCGCCGGCGGGGAAACGAATTCTGGAGCGCCGCGTCCGCAAAGCGGAAAACTGGCTGCGTTCCCCAGCTAATGAATCGGTGTCGCTGCGGGGCATTTGGCGAGAGATGAACACGAACCAGAAGGAAAAGCCCCGGCCTCGGGAGTTGACCGCCTACCAGCAAAACGTCATGCGATCGCTTCAAACCAAGAAGGACGAAGACGAAATCGGGCTGTGGACGGGCTTTCGCGTACTCATCCGTTCACATGCGGCCAAAGCGAGGCTGCAGACCATGAACGACATGCTGCAAACGATGAAGAGCGGCAACGGCATTGTGCTGCGCCCCGTTCGGGGAAAGCGGGCCGTTTTTGCTCCGGGCATGCCGTCGAAGAAGCTGCTGTTTACATCGGAGGAGCTCGGTTACTGGCTGCGCATTCCCGCCTTTGGCGATCCGGCATCCGCGCATATGGAGAAGATGCATGCAAAGATTGTGCCTGCTCCGGTGGGATTGACAGTAGGGCTGTACATCGGCAAAAGCAATGTGCCGGGCACGGACCAGGAGATCCGTATGCCGGTGAATCAGATGCTCAAGCATGCCTTTCTCGCCGGAACGACCGGCTCGGGGAAAACGTCGACGCTGCTCTCCGTCATGACGAATATGGTGGACGATTTGGAGCGTGAACCCGACATAGCGCCGGGCTTTACGTTTCTCGATCCACACGGCGGGGCGATTGAAACGTTGCTCAGCTACATCCCGAAAAGCTTATATCCGAAGCTGCACATCATTCCGCTCGGGCACACCGACCGGCCGCGCGGCTTCAATTTGTTTCAGGCTGCGCATGCCGATGTGCGGGAAAGTCTGACGGGGGAATTTGTCACGACGCTGCAGCAATTGTTTCCCGGTTCACGGCCAAGAGCAGAACACTATTTGCGCAACGCTGTGCTTAGCTTGCTCTCCGTGCCGCCCCAAACGGTGCTCGGCATCGTCGACATCTTTTTTAACGCGCCGTTCCGCAAAAAAATCCAGCCGGATCTCGATCTTCACTTGCGTCACTTCTGGACGGACGAGTTTGCGGAAATCAAAAACGTGGGCGAGCATCTCGGGCCGATCCTGAACAAGCTTGGCGCGCTGACCACATACCCGACGTCCAGGCGCATGCTCGGACAACTGAAGAGCAGCATCGATACGCGACAGGTAATGGACGAAGGCCGGATCGTGCTGATTGACGGCTCCGGCTGCGTACCGGATTTGCTGAAGATATTGGCCAGCTTGTTTTTCATTGACTACCATTTCACCTGCCGCAAGCGGCCGCAGCACAAGTCCAGGGCGCACTTCTTTTTTGCCGACGAGTGCCATCTGTTTGCGACGGACATTTTGACGAAAATACTGGCCGAAGACCGCAAGTTTGGTTTATCGCTGTTTTTGGCCACGCAGTATTTGTCGCAATTGTCCGACCGTATTCTGGAGGCGATACTCGGCAACGTCGGCACGCTGATGCTCTTGCAGCTTGGCGGACCGGATGCGGACAAGCTTTCGCGCTGGCTCAAACCGCTAGTGACGAATACCGATCTGATGAATCTGGCTGAGCTGCACGCCATCGTGCGCACGAAAGGCCATGAAGGGCGGCTGGAGATGTTCACGGTCAAAAACGACGTCGTCCCGATTCGGCATGAAGCCTGGATTGAAGAGGCATGGGCGTACTCGGACGCCAGCGACGGCCGGCCGGCGGATGAGGTTGACCGGGAGATCAATAGGACTGCAAGCGCAAGCAAAAACAAGGCGTCGGAACTGCCGTTTTTCCAATGACAGACGGGAGTAAAACAGAGAGCGGTTCTGAGAGCAAATCGGAGAGCCGTTTCAAGAGCAATTCCGAGAGCAAATCAAATTGCGGCGTGGGGCGGGATAGCCGCATAGCCGCGCGGTAAGCGGGGACTGGCCGAAGCCAGACTAATCACACGCACACCGCCCCAAGACGACCAAGAAAGGAGCGAGCGCATCTGTACCACGCAGCCAAAAAAGAACTGCAAATCGCGCTATATCGTCATACGCTCCTGACGGCGGAACAGGCTTCAGCGATGCACAATTATCGAATCAAGACGGTGTACGGCATGGCGAGGCATCTGAAAAACGAAGGGATGCTCAGCCGCATCCCTCTCCGCTTCTTGCGGGATCACCATGTCGGGTATACCTTGACCGCCAAAGGCGCAAAAGCTGCCGCCCGCTTGTGCGGAGACGAGGAGCAGTTTCGTCCGAAGGAATGGATGGACGATCCGGTACAACTGGAGCATTTTTACGGCGTCAATGCTTTTTTTACGTCCCTGATCCGGCACAGCCTGCCGCAAAAAGACGAGGGCCTTATCGAGTGGCTGGGGTCGCGGGAGGCGACGGACCGATATGTGCAGATCAAGGCATCGGGACGCAAATCGCGCCCTGTCAAGCCGGACGGGTTCGGCATTTATCGCTGCTCCGGGCGCGGGCGGCTCGTTTTTCATCTCGAATACGATACGGGGACGGAAAACTTGTGGCGGCTCAAAGAGAAGATGATCGCCTACGGCGAACTGTTGCCGGCAATGTGGCCGCAAGTGGAAGCGGTGCATGTGCTATTTGTGACAAAAATCGCCAGCCGCCCGAAGGCGCTGCTGGACATTTGGGACGTGTTGCGTGTGGAAACGCTCAGCGCAGGACGTTTGCCCGGCGTATGGGCGATTCACGAATCCGAATGGAATGCGCACGGCGCGCAGCGGGCGCTTTGGCGGGGAGCAGGCGGACAGAACATCCGATGGATGGATATGCCGCTTCTCCCCCTTTCTTCGGATTCCGGACTGCCGGTATGGGGCAAACAACCCCGCGAGCCGTCCCCGACATACAGGAGGTGAGGATATGGGGTATTGGTTGCTGCCCCGGCTGTTGCTGTGGAGCATGCTGACGGTTTCCTGTCTGGGCGCGGCGTCCACCCTGCTGAAAACGGAAACCGACCCGTCGCAGGCCATCCTCAAGCGGTCCATGGAGCAACAGATGGCGGTTCAAACGGCGGTAAGCTTTGCCCGAGAATGGATGCGTTGGGACGGCGAGGAGCTTCCCGAAGCGCGAATCCAGCGGCTCAAACCGTATGTCAGTCCGGAAGCGCTGAACCGTGTTGCGGCGCTACAATCGGAGCAAAAGACGAACCGGCAGAACGTGATCGCGTCGGAATTCATGTCCCTTGCTTCCGCAAGCGGATCGCGGCATACGGTTCGGATCCGGGTGATTGCTTTGAATCCAGAGAGGCTCGTATGGGAAGTCGATGTGCCCGTGTGGGCGGAAAGCGGAAAGGGCGCCGCCGTGACCGCGCCGCCGCTCATTCGCCCGCTGTCCGAAGCGCCGGTTGTTACCGAACCGGGGAACGCGGAGACAAGCGCATCCGGCGAAATGAAACAGCGCATGCGTCCGGTCATTGAAAGCTTTCTGAAAGCGGTATGCGAAGGCAAGGATGCCGAAAGTCTGTCCAATTATGTGACAACGGGCGCGAAGCTGACGCCGCTTAAAGGCCGGATTCGTTTTGTTGCGATGGAACGGCTCGATGCGACAGGAGCAGGCCCGTACGCGGTAACCGTTACGTTTTTGGCGAAAGACGAGGCCGCCGGATTTCGGTTGACGCAAATATGGAAGCTGACGGTGACGGAGGAAAACGGAAAGTTTTTTGTCTCCGGCATTTCGGCATAAGCCGTCTGCCTCGAAGTTTCATGTTATGGGAGGTTGGATGACCAATGGAAGGGGATTTTGTCAACACGGGTTTGCTCGTCGTCAAGCGGCTGCTGCAAGCCATTTTCCTTACGATTGCGATTTACAGGGGCGTGAAAATGTACGCGAACGGCGAGACGAATCGGCTCTGGTCGCATATTGTGCTGTCGACGATTTTGGGCATTTTCGTCTTCGCTCCCGGCATTGCCAAGTACCTGGCGCTCTATGTGCTGAAAACGCTCGGCATTTCCGTAGATGGGCTGACGGACACGACAGGCGGGTGAAGCCGAATGGACGAGGAAAAAACGGAATCGTACCGCGCGTTGTACCGGGTTCGGCCGCTCATTTACCACATCGGGGATATTCGATTGTGGATGCCAATCCGTCAGGACGGCGTGGTGCTCTGGTTTGTGTACATCGGCGTATTTTTCATTTTTTGTTATGTGTTCCCGGTGCTTGCATGGCTGCTTCCGATCGATCGCGCGATTACGATGGTCGTAGGTCCCATTGCCGCCGCCTATTACACGGTGAAGCTCGATCCGGCGGGGAAAACGGCGCCGCGTTATTTGCGGGACATCTTGCATTTTTTGGTGCGCCCTAAATGGATTGTCCGCTGGCAAAGGGTGCGACAGTCCGGAGGAATACATCCGATTCGGTTTACCGGGCGGTGCCGGCCGTATGAACGAATCACGCTGCCAAGCGGCGGAGAGGCGTGGCGCGGCAGCATCGGGCGGCTGCATGGAACGGTCGAAGGCTTGCAGACGCTATGCCTTCCTGCAAACGTGCGCGTCCGCTGGAGCGGGCGATCCGGGAAGCTGACTGTGACACCCATGAAGCGGCCATCCAAACGGGCGGCGATCCCGCCTGCCGTACTGGAAGGGAAAAGCCGCAGAACGCTGGTTTGGATGACAGCCGCTCCGGTGCGAGCAGAACGAGAGAAAAGAGATGAACACATGGAGATATGGAAGGTTGGAAAGCAGAGCGGCATTTAC includes these proteins:
- a CDS encoding response regulator, encoding MLNDDDLSMDLTALARKRKDSIKVVLADRDVEWRNAFASLIRKEGDLTLVDTASSKEEAIRAIEQMEVDVMVMDVMLKPPNRDGLDAAIEIRARKQLPIIFLTAVANPEVMIEAITAGAVNYITKVNSADVFEAIREAHQDKASLHPDIAETIRRELRRLKRLELQSMLTPTEKGILNLIAQGYPQPAMTRLLGITPNMMKTHTRHIARKFGTRTSREAAEVAKRRGLFAINDGREH
- a CDS encoding conjugal transfer protein, yielding MGYWLLPRLLLWSMLTVSCLGAASTLLKTETDPSQAILKRSMEQQMAVQTAVSFAREWMRWDGEELPEARIQRLKPYVSPEALNRVAALQSEQKTNRQNVIASEFMSLASASGSRHTVRIRVIALNPERLVWEVDVPVWAESGKGAAVTAPPLIRPLSEAPVVTEPGNAETSASGEMKQRMRPVIESFLKAVCEGKDAESLSNYVTTGAKLTPLKGRIRFVAMERLDATGAGPYAVTVTFLAKDEAAGFRLTQIWKLTVTEENGKFFVSGISA
- a CDS encoding replication-relaxation family protein translates to MALYRHTLLTAEQASAMHNYRIKTVYGMARHLKNEGMLSRIPLRFLRDHHVGYTLTAKGAKAAARLCGDEEQFRPKEWMDDPVQLEHFYGVNAFFTSLIRHSLPQKDEGLIEWLGSREATDRYVQIKASGRKSRPVKPDGFGIYRCSGRGRLVFHLEYDTGTENLWRLKEKMIAYGELLPAMWPQVEAVHVLFVTKIASRPKALLDIWDVLRVETLSAGRLPGVWAIHESEWNAHGAQRALWRGAGGQNIRWMDMPLLPLSSDSGLPVWGKQPREPSPTYRR
- a CDS encoding helix-turn-helix domain-containing protein encodes the protein MLSIREASGQRIRALREKQGWTQEQLAERAELHPNYIGQIERGLKNVSLENIQKIAAGLRIELSDLFDFEYPDPLRQLQQLTQLLKDCPEEELAFILKHIEHLLQWRKHTDT
- a CDS encoding type IV secretory system conjugative DNA transfer family protein, with amino-acid sequence MLSFLFPKWCEPGSGKHKETLWFEATPSLDATQMDFAKAARFARHISQLGHSRFQRLRFGQLYFRFLIQCAGPAGRVRLYFSVPDIRWLGFRTGFHTQVSGIYLLPVEAPVFAAGSGKNAIVAEGRPAYKGALSVAAFHPAGKDPINEMIAAMGAGELKAGEEVWLELSFAPAGKRILERRVRKAENWLRSPANESVSLRGIWREMNTNQKEKPRPRELTAYQQNVMRSLQTKKDEDEIGLWTGFRVLIRSHAAKARLQTMNDMLQTMKSGNGIVLRPVRGKRAVFAPGMPSKKLLFTSEELGYWLRIPAFGDPASAHMEKMHAKIVPAPVGLTVGLYIGKSNVPGTDQEIRMPVNQMLKHAFLAGTTGSGKTSTLLSVMTNMVDDLEREPDIAPGFTFLDPHGGAIETLLSYIPKSLYPKLHIIPLGHTDRPRGFNLFQAAHADVRESLTGEFVTTLQQLFPGSRPRAEHYLRNAVLSLLSVPPQTVLGIVDIFFNAPFRKKIQPDLDLHLRHFWTDEFAEIKNVGEHLGPILNKLGALTTYPTSRRMLGQLKSSIDTRQVMDEGRIVLIDGSGCVPDLLKILASLFFIDYHFTCRKRPQHKSRAHFFFADECHLFATDILTKILAEDRKFGLSLFLATQYLSQLSDRILEAILGNVGTLMLLQLGGPDADKLSRWLKPLVTNTDLMNLAELHAIVRTKGHEGRLEMFTVKNDVVPIRHEAWIEEAWAYSDASDGRPADEVDREINRTASASKNKASELPFFQ
- a CDS encoding TcpE family conjugal transfer membrane protein, which translates into the protein MDEEKTESYRALYRVRPLIYHIGDIRLWMPIRQDGVVLWFVYIGVFFIFCYVFPVLAWLLPIDRAITMVVGPIAAAYYTVKLDPAGKTAPRYLRDILHFLVRPKWIVRWQRVRQSGGIHPIRFTGRCRPYERITLPSGGEAWRGSIGRLHGTVEGLQTLCLPANVRVRWSGRSGKLTVTPMKRPSKRAAIPPAVLEGKSRRTLVWMTAAPVRAEREKRDEHMEIWKVGKQSGIYSEGGRK